The Candidatus Zixiibacteriota bacterium genome contains a region encoding:
- a CDS encoding MFS transporter: protein MALGINKVSIKTITFSAIVMWVGFYAWRIMFNNFAVEVFDASPTDVGVIQAVREIPGLLAFGAGALAVYFTESKIASLALIAMGLGLLFCGFSPTLVVLGLATVMMSFGFHYFEPVNSSQLLALSDTNEVGKVQGRLLSYESMAGLLGAGMILLMTLFIDFRVSFIIFGSAVILIGLYLVLALPPNRGKQEKRKVRIRRKYWLYYSLSFLRGCRRHIFTTFAIFLLVKNHNLDITVVSIIMLANNFITIFTNRYLGVLNDRYGEKFVLVGCSFFLIFIFCGYAFVSLLPMLIALYVIDNILFGSSIALKSYIRKISTEEDLTGCLSFGMTSNHITAVVIPIAGGVMWSMFGYQVTFLAGALIVLIDLLLALKVPGKNILSPDSK from the coding sequence ATGGCCCTCGGGATTAATAAAGTCTCAATCAAAACTATTACTTTTTCCGCAATCGTAATGTGGGTCGGGTTTTATGCCTGGCGGATAATGTTTAATAATTTCGCGGTTGAGGTATTTGACGCTTCGCCGACTGATGTCGGCGTAATTCAAGCCGTTCGAGAAATCCCGGGACTGCTGGCGTTTGGCGCCGGCGCGCTGGCGGTTTATTTCACCGAATCAAAAATCGCGTCATTGGCTCTGATCGCGATGGGGCTGGGACTGCTATTCTGTGGATTTTCACCTACGTTAGTGGTCCTGGGGCTGGCGACCGTCATGATGTCGTTCGGATTTCATTATTTCGAGCCGGTAAACTCCTCACAACTTCTGGCGTTGTCTGATACAAACGAAGTCGGAAAAGTGCAGGGACGTTTATTATCTTATGAATCGATGGCCGGTCTGCTTGGCGCCGGGATGATTCTCCTGATGACATTATTTATTGATTTTCGCGTTTCATTTATCATCTTCGGAAGCGCCGTGATATTGATAGGATTATATCTGGTTCTGGCCTTGCCGCCCAATCGAGGCAAGCAGGAAAAAAGAAAGGTCAGGATAAGGAGGAAATACTGGCTTTATTATTCTCTGTCATTTCTTCGCGGATGTCGTCGTCATATTTTCACTACTTTCGCGATATTTCTACTGGTGAAAAATCATAATCTCGATATTACCGTTGTTTCGATAATTATGTTAGCGAATAATTTCATTACTATTTTTACCAATCGATATTTGGGAGTCCTCAACGACCGGTACGGCGAGAAATTTGTCCTGGTGGGATGTTCGTTCTTTCTGATATTCATTTTTTGCGGATATGCTTTTGTAAGTTTACTACCGATGTTAATTGCCTTATACGTGATTGATAACATCTTGTTCGGGTCATCTATCGCGCTTAAATCTTATATCAGGAAAATTTCCACCGAGGAAGATTTGACAGGATGTTTGTCATTCGGCATGACTTCCAATCATATCACCGCGGTAGTAATTCCGATCGCCGGCGGCGTCATGTGGAGCATGTTTGGATATCAGGTAACTTTTTTGGCTGGAGCCTTGATTGTCCTGATTGATTTGTTGCTGGCATTAAAAGTACCGGGTAAGAATATCTTATCACCCGATTCAAAGTAA
- a CDS encoding prolyl oligopeptidase family serine peptidase yields MRKSCIIRFFALIAFTSCLVSCDFKSSTNIYSYPVAHTVDVVDDFHGTPVTDPYRWLEDLNSDETGTWIAEEKAITNEYLENTVREEIGNELTEKWNYARYGNLRIEGDWYIFKKNEGLQNQYVCYKQKSFSETPQILIDPNTFSDDGTVALGHMYFSNDGSMVAYTISQSGSDWREVRIRNVATNEEYEETIRWTKFTSIAWMNDNSGFYYSRYPDSNQVALEDRTLDNKLYFHKLGTDQAEDQLVYEDIVNRENGFDPYMTEDGKYLVLNVWRGTDVENRIYYKKIGGGRIVKLIDQAEAEYTFIENIGNIFYFLTNNDAVNYRIIAIDITKPDKSNWREIIPPNSDAINSASMINNHLSVNYLHNAYSVPKIFDSEGKFIRDIELPAVGTISGIEGKRMGTEMIYSFQSFTYPSGFYHFDFVTGQTALRFRDDIDVESDLYETKQVFFSSKDGTKVPMFIVHKKDLELNGNNPTILNGYGGFNSSSKPKFDFKNFYWLEKGGIYVKVNLRGGGEFGEEWHKAGMLGNKQNVFDDFIAAAEWLIDNKYTSSSKLAIWGGSNGGLLVAVCMIQRPELFGAVVCGVPVIDMLRYHKFTAGRYWTGEYGNAEENPEHFKFLYAYSPLHNIRPGIKCPPIIVTTAESDNRVYPSHSLKFVAALQAADAGDNSILLRYELKAGHGAGKPMTKQINEKADILGFLFKELDM; encoded by the coding sequence ATGCGTAAATCATGTATAATCCGGTTCTTTGCATTAATCGCGTTTACTTCATGCTTAGTATCATGTGATTTTAAATCGAGTACCAATATTTACTCGTACCCGGTGGCTCATACCGTTGATGTCGTAGATGATTTTCATGGAACCCCTGTGACCGATCCTTATCGCTGGTTGGAAGATTTGAATTCAGACGAAACCGGGACCTGGATTGCTGAAGAAAAGGCGATAACCAACGAATATCTTGAAAATACGGTTCGCGAAGAAATTGGGAATGAATTAACCGAGAAGTGGAATTATGCCCGGTACGGCAATCTCAGAATTGAAGGGGATTGGTATATATTTAAGAAGAACGAGGGACTTCAAAATCAATACGTTTGTTATAAGCAGAAATCATTTTCGGAAACGCCGCAAATATTGATCGATCCCAACACTTTTAGCGATGACGGCACGGTTGCTTTGGGACACATGTATTTTTCGAATGACGGTTCAATGGTGGCTTACACTATCTCCCAGTCGGGCAGTGACTGGCGAGAAGTACGCATCCGCAATGTGGCGACTAACGAAGAATATGAAGAGACAATCCGTTGGACTAAATTCACGAGTATTGCCTGGATGAATGATAACTCCGGATTTTATTACAGCCGTTATCCCGATTCCAATCAGGTGGCTCTTGAGGATCGCACTCTTGATAATAAACTTTATTTTCATAAGCTGGGTACGGATCAGGCAGAAGATCAGCTTGTTTATGAGGATATTGTAAATAGGGAAAATGGTTTTGATCCGTATATGACCGAGGACGGCAAGTACTTAGTGCTGAATGTCTGGCGGGGAACGGATGTCGAAAATCGGATTTATTATAAGAAGATCGGAGGCGGACGGATTGTAAAGCTTATCGATCAAGCCGAAGCCGAATACACCTTTATTGAAAACATTGGCAATATCTTCTACTTTTTGACGAATAATGATGCGGTGAATTACAGGATAATCGCAATTGATATAACAAAACCCGATAAGTCAAACTGGCGTGAAATAATACCCCCAAATAGTGATGCCATAAATTCGGCAAGCATGATAAATAATCATCTGAGCGTCAATTATTTGCACAATGCCTACAGTGTGCCAAAAATATTTGACTCGGAAGGGAAATTCATTAGGGATATTGAGCTTCCAGCGGTGGGGACAATCTCTGGTATAGAAGGTAAAAGGATGGGGACGGAGATGATTTATAGTTTTCAATCTTTTACCTATCCTTCCGGATTCTATCACTTTGATTTTGTAACGGGCCAAACGGCGCTTCGTTTTCGAGATGATATTGACGTCGAATCCGATCTTTATGAAACCAAGCAAGTCTTTTTCTCATCCAAAGACGGCACGAAAGTACCGATGTTTATTGTACACAAAAAAGATTTGGAATTGAATGGCAACAATCCAACCATATTGAATGGCTACGGGGGATTCAATTCCAGTTCCAAACCCAAGTTCGATTTTAAAAACTTCTATTGGCTGGAAAAGGGCGGAATCTACGTTAAAGTAAACCTTCGGGGAGGCGGTGAGTTTGGCGAAGAGTGGCATAAGGCCGGTATGCTGGGCAATAAACAGAATGTGTTTGATGATTTTATCGCCGCCGCTGAATGGCTGATTGACAATAAATATACAAGTTCATCCAAACTTGCTATCTGGGGCGGAAGCAATGGAGGTTTGCTGGTGGCGGTCTGCATGATTCAGAGACCCGAGCTTTTTGGCGCGGTTGTTTGCGGGGTTCCGGTGATTGATATGTTGCGTTATCACAAATTTACGGCCGGACGTTACTGGACCGGGGAATATGGCAACGCCGAGGAAAACCCGGAACATTTCAAATTTTTGTACGCTTATTCACCGTTGCATAATATCAGGCCGGGAATAAAATGCCCTCCGATAATTGTGACGACCGCGGAATCGGATAATCGAGTTTATCCGTCGCATTCATTAAAATTCGTCGCCGCTCTTCAGGCGGCCGATGCCGGCGACAATAGCATCCTTTTGCGGTATGAATTAAAAGCCGGTCATGGTGCGGGCAAGCCGATGACAAAGCAGATAAACGAGAAGGCGGATATTCTCGGATTTTTATTCAAAGAATTAGACATGTAA
- a CDS encoding tetratricopeptide repeat protein: MDKYNFLTVLGVAIAILAIVVRIVLFIIQIYSKKKKKRKGFFRVDGKKSSDLIPYDVMSIRAQKDHGFEEYYYEREYDKQIEQMIIDGQSVIITGEPLAGKSRAVYQTLKRLNPVHYVYIPHIDDFNIEEFQYPPAISAVTRNILLLDDIDKYTAKRNFPYLLSEYAQRDFIIVATCRSGPEYKYFCDNVEQERLIFDKPIKIEKIPRNEAEKIANDTQRELPARFNGNIGSIFVRLDAMTDCYAKCTDEERTVLLAIKRLYNAGIYEENEVFAKNRVSRICQKIDGMDRKKYEMNSIFESLAFKSFISIKNGNLQIEETYLKNIIDGKFDKPSHFETILDVFSDDSDALFLAEDRVFDFSQISVQKSRYAKIAIKLCLRCLELEGESGSVEHVAKIQNNLGKAYWTLADVEDKPGNCTLAIKACKEALKIRTLDDFPMDYAMTQNNLGNAYSTLAEVQDKPGNCTLAIKACKEALKIRTLDDFPIDYAMMQNNLGDTYRMLAEVEDKPGNCTLAIKACKEALHIYTLDDFPMDYAMTQNNLGTAYGTLAEVEDKPGNCALAIDACKEALNIYTLDDFPMDYAMTQNNLGNAYKTLAEVEDKPGNCNLAIIAYKEALNIYTIDDFPYQYAMTQNNLGNAYSTLAEVEDKPGNCRLAIKAFKEALKIYTLDVFPMDYAMTQNNLGTAYRTLADVEDKPGNCQRARQAFENALKVYTDKAFPLQYAGTIKNLGILDSICGEEK, encoded by the coding sequence ATGGATAAATACAATTTTCTGACTGTTCTTGGCGTTGCTATCGCAATCTTGGCGATAGTAGTAAGAATAGTCCTTTTTATAATTCAAATTTATTCTAAAAAGAAGAAAAAGCGGAAAGGCTTTTTTCGTGTTGATGGCAAAAAATCATCAGATTTAATTCCTTATGATGTTATGAGCATTCGAGCCCAAAAAGATCATGGATTTGAGGAATATTATTATGAGCGGGAATACGATAAGCAAATTGAGCAGATGATTATTGACGGGCAAAGTGTGATAATCACTGGAGAACCTCTGGCCGGGAAATCCAGAGCGGTTTATCAGACATTGAAACGCCTCAATCCCGTTCACTACGTATATATACCCCATATCGACGATTTTAACATCGAAGAATTCCAATATCCTCCCGCGATTAGCGCTGTCACCCGTAATATTCTTCTCTTGGATGATATTGATAAATACACCGCCAAACGAAATTTCCCCTATCTGCTGTCAGAATATGCCCAGCGTGATTTTATCATCGTCGCCACCTGCAGGTCCGGTCCGGAATACAAATATTTTTGCGACAACGTTGAACAGGAACGGCTGATATTCGACAAACCTATCAAAATAGAGAAAATTCCTCGAAACGAAGCCGAAAAAATCGCAAATGACACTCAAAGAGAATTGCCTGCGAGGTTCAACGGCAATATTGGATCGATTTTTGTACGGCTTGATGCCATGACCGACTGTTATGCAAAATGCACCGACGAGGAAAGAACAGTCCTCCTTGCTATAAAAAGACTATATAACGCCGGGATATATGAAGAGAATGAAGTCTTTGCAAAAAATCGCGTCAGTCGTATTTGCCAGAAAATTGACGGCATGGACAGGAAAAAATATGAGATGAATAGCATTTTTGAATCTCTCGCATTCAAATCGTTTATCTCAATAAAAAACGGAAACCTCCAAATCGAAGAAACATATCTGAAAAATATTATAGACGGGAAATTCGATAAACCTTCTCATTTTGAAACAATCTTGGATGTTTTTTCAGATGATTCAGATGCCTTATTTTTGGCTGAAGATCGCGTATTTGATTTCAGTCAAATATCTGTGCAAAAAAGCCGATATGCAAAAATTGCCATTAAATTATGCCTTCGTTGCCTTGAATTGGAGGGCGAATCAGGTTCGGTTGAGCATGTGGCGAAAATTCAGAATAATCTGGGAAAAGCATACTGGACTCTGGCCGACGTGGAAGACAAACCGGGTAATTGCACGCTGGCCATTAAAGCATGCAAAGAAGCTCTTAAAATCAGAACGCTCGACGATTTCCCGATGGATTATGCCATGACGCAGAATAATCTGGGAAATGCATACTCAACACTGGCCGAAGTTCAAGACAAACCGGGTAATTGCACGCTGGCCATCAAAGCATGCAAAGAAGCCCTGAAGATCAGAACGCTCGACGATTTCCCGATAGATTATGCCATGATGCAGAATAATCTAGGGGATACATACCGCATGCTAGCCGAAGTGGAAGACAAACCGGGTAATTGCACGCTGGCCATTAAAGCATGCAAAGAAGCTTTGCACATTTATACGCTCGACGATTTCCCGATGGATTATGCCATGACGCAGAATAATCTGGGAACTGCGTACGGAACATTGGCCGAAGTGGAAGACAAACCGGGTAATTGCGCTCTGGCCATTGATGCATGCAAAGAAGCCCTGAATATCTATACGCTCGACGATTTCCCGATGGATTATGCCATGACGCAGAATAATCTCGGAAATGCATACAAAACGCTGGCCGAAGTGGAAGACAAACCGGGCAATTGCAATCTGGCCATTATAGCATACAAAGAAGCACTGAATATCTATACGATCGACGATTTCCCGTACCAATATGCCATGACTCAGAATAATCTGGGAAATGCATATAGTACGCTGGCCGAAGTGGAAGACAAACCGGGTAATTGCAGACTGGCCATTAAGGCCTTCAAAGAAGCCTTGAAGATCTATACGCTCGACGTTTTCCCGATGGATTATGCCATGACGCAGAATAATCTGGGAACTGCATACCGGACGCTGGCCGACGTGGAAGACAAACCGGGTAATTGCCAGCGCGCGCGACAGGCATTTGAAAACGCCCTCAAAGTCTATACGGATAAAGCATTCCCACTACAATATGCTGGAACAATAAAAAATCTCGGAATTTTGGATTCAATCTGCGGGGAAGAAAAATAG
- a CDS encoding chemotaxis protein CheW, whose amino-acid sequence MDTHVGNQFDEVVQLVSFRLGDEEFAVDILKVQEINRMVEITRLPDAPHYCEGVINLRGTVIPVLNLRKKFDMDGKEWDKNTRIIVCVVEGSVVGMVVDAVEEVLRLRRSTIEPAPDIVTSCNTDYINGVAKLDKRLLIFLDISRIAVEAHKAVKSETQCYEPQPNMKAENSTSTSLTLASGAGLERRTMMNSIEMIVTKLKDVTRELNENTGELVSAANEIVSCAQATVKAAEHMSELTGKQAQCAGQVSTTVEETTVAFTEVWRTSGDNTRKLAEMIKTIQTETENARQSMEAGIQVVYKGREMADKANSSLNEAVDMSKEAMGVIEQITPSFGQAAGTKKRVEQTVTI is encoded by the coding sequence ATGGATACCCACGTTGGAAATCAATTCGACGAGGTGGTACAGCTTGTCTCATTTCGACTCGGCGACGAAGAATTCGCTGTTGATATCCTTAAGGTTCAGGAAATCAATCGTATGGTCGAAATAACCAGGCTTCCAGACGCACCGCACTATTGTGAGGGAGTCATCAACCTCAGGGGCACTGTGATCCCGGTTCTTAACCTGCGCAAGAAATTCGACATGGATGGCAAGGAATGGGATAAGAATACACGCATAATTGTCTGCGTCGTCGAAGGCAGTGTAGTAGGTATGGTCGTGGACGCGGTTGAAGAGGTCCTCAGGCTTCGCCGTTCGACCATCGAGCCAGCCCCTGATATTGTCACTTCCTGCAACACCGACTACATCAATGGTGTAGCCAAATTGGACAAACGCCTGCTCATCTTCCTCGACATTTCACGTATTGCCGTGGAAGCCCATAAGGCCGTGAAGTCGGAAACACAGTGCTACGAACCCCAGCCGAACATGAAAGCGGAGAATTCTACCAGCACCAGCCTGACTCTTGCCAGCGGTGCCGGTTTGGAAAGGAGAACTATGATGAACTCGATAGAGATGATCGTCACCAAACTTAAAGATGTAACTCGCGAATTAAACGAGAACACCGGTGAACTCGTATCCGCCGCCAACGAAATTGTTTCCTGCGCCCAGGCCACGGTGAAGGCGGCCGAGCATATGTCCGAGCTCACGGGTAAACAGGCTCAGTGTGCCGGTCAGGTGTCGACGACTGTCGAAGAGACGACCGTTGCCTTCACAGAAGTGTGGAGAACCTCCGGTGACAATACCAGGAAGCTGGCTGAGATGATCAAGACCATTCAGACTGAAACTGAGAACGCCAGGCAGTCGATGGAGGCGGGCATCCAGGTTGTCTATAAGGGTCGGGAGATGGCTGACAAAGCCAATAGCTCTCTTAACGAGGCTGTCGACATGTCAAAGGAGGCGATGGGTGTGATAGAACAGATTACTCCCTCCTTTGGCCAGGCTGCAGGTACAAAGAAACGCGTCGAGCAAACCGTCACGATTTGA
- a CDS encoding energy transducer TonB encodes MSQNLNVPYGAFELKQCYQKNMLIGILMSTMLAIVSITTALLLMPDAIVIPEDDTSEGSYIHIEPRPIIVRDDPVSGGRKKRPEGNMKNLIDKLTGRPVMISDLSNDKMESSLMTNEEIKELIDAQAWIGVDPNSGIGELGAIGSGEQIPKSTEFVPVEINPEFVHKEEPIYPRLALEAGFDATLTVEVFVGKEGKVLKAQIAKCTKPKMGFEEEALKAAYKSVFSPAIQNGQPVGIWISYVIKFIIDNKDIQGH; translated from the coding sequence ATGTCACAGAATTTAAACGTACCGTACGGAGCATTTGAATTAAAACAATGCTACCAGAAAAACATGCTCATCGGGATATTGATGTCGACGATGCTGGCGATTGTTTCAATAACGACGGCATTACTATTGATGCCTGATGCAATAGTCATACCGGAGGATGATACCTCCGAAGGCTCATATATTCATATAGAACCACGCCCCATAATAGTGAGGGATGACCCAGTGTCGGGCGGCAGGAAAAAAAGGCCGGAAGGGAATATGAAAAATCTAATTGATAAACTAACGGGGCGACCTGTGATGATTTCGGATTTGAGCAATGACAAGATGGAAAGCAGTTTAATGACAAATGAAGAAATAAAGGAATTGATTGACGCACAAGCCTGGATCGGGGTTGATCCAAACTCGGGCATTGGCGAATTAGGTGCGATTGGGTCTGGGGAGCAAATTCCCAAGTCAACAGAATTCGTTCCGGTTGAGATAAATCCGGAATTTGTACATAAGGAAGAACCGATCTATCCTCGGTTGGCGCTTGAGGCGGGGTTTGATGCTACGCTGACAGTTGAAGTATTTGTTGGCAAAGAAGGAAAAGTCCTCAAAGCTCAGATTGCCAAATGTACCAAGCCGAAGATGGGATTTGAGGAGGAAGCTCTGAAGGCGGCATACAAATCGGTATTTTCTCCGGCGATTCAAAACGGTCAGCCGGTCGGGATTTGGATTTCGTATGTCATAAAATTCATTATCGATAATAAAGATATCCAGGGACATTAG
- a CDS encoding energy transducer TonB, producing the protein MANSVATPYGAFELKSTYQRNMMFGTLSTIALTVLIGFGVWIYRVITYEDMVPTNVIRIKTIAELGAPPSLAAKPPQINIDKPKITAPKVGIPTAVDDDEVIDEDIVIASREDLQEINAPVFGDEGEGSELLIDIPEEDYMPSPDEFIAVEVYPEQIYEEIPVYPRLAQEGGFTAKVIVEAFVDKNGNVKKAQAKHCTRPNMGFEEAAIKAAYDCKYRPAIQNGAPIGCWISYGIDFKLNN; encoded by the coding sequence ATGGCTAATTCAGTAGCAACTCCTTACGGCGCGTTTGAGTTAAAATCGACCTATCAACGCAATATGATGTTTGGCACCCTTTCGACCATTGCGCTGACTGTTTTGATCGGTTTCGGAGTCTGGATTTATCGAGTTATTACTTATGAGGATATGGTACCGACAAATGTTATCCGCATCAAGACGATCGCGGAGCTGGGCGCTCCTCCTTCATTGGCGGCTAAGCCTCCGCAAATTAATATCGATAAGCCGAAAATCACCGCTCCCAAAGTCGGTATTCCGACGGCTGTCGATGATGATGAAGTTATCGACGAGGATATCGTTATCGCTTCTCGTGAAGATTTGCAGGAGATTAACGCGCCGGTTTTTGGCGACGAAGGCGAAGGCTCTGAGCTCCTTATTGACATTCCCGAAGAAGACTATATGCCATCACCGGATGAGTTCATTGCGGTTGAAGTCTATCCTGAACAGATTTACGAGGAAATTCCGGTGTATCCGCGTCTGGCGCAAGAAGGCGGTTTTACCGCGAAAGTTATTGTTGAGGCATTCGTCGATAAAAATGGGAATGTAAAAAAGGCTCAGGCGAAGCACTGTACAAGACCTAATATGGGCTTTGAAGAAGCCGCAATAAAGGCCGCCTATGATTGTAAATATCGGCCGGCTATTCAAAACGGAGCTCCGATTGGTTGTTGGATTTCATACGGCATCGATTTTAAGTTGAATAATTGA
- a CDS encoding biopolymer transporter ExbD, whose translation MGGAAVGGDRPQKGKGGGLRRPKRRLAIRIDMTPMVDIAFLLLIFYMVTTVFSMPQAMEINLPPIDDTGAEIKVKDSNLLTLRIDGENNFYWSIGRDLPTPMRADSLRTLLVARNKENAKLNTLIIINEDARYSTFVDVLDEIDLIERSFNAATAKELDVTIREFNDSRHDRYEEFKSKRFSYRYAQAPWENRDARMVEKVLRGGE comes from the coding sequence ATGGGTGGAGCAGCTGTAGGCGGTGACCGACCGCAAAAAGGAAAAGGTGGAGGACTCAGGCGCCCCAAACGACGTCTTGCTATTCGCATCGATATGACGCCGATGGTCGATATCGCGTTTCTCCTCCTGATATTCTACATGGTTACGACCGTATTCTCCATGCCGCAGGCGATGGAAATCAATCTACCTCCCATAGACGATACTGGAGCAGAAATTAAAGTCAAAGATTCAAATTTGCTTACTCTCCGAATTGACGGCGAAAATAATTTCTACTGGAGTATTGGAAGAGACCTGCCGACCCCAATGCGTGCCGATTCCCTGAGAACGTTGCTGGTGGCTAGGAACAAAGAAAACGCCAAGCTCAATACGCTGATTATTATTAATGAAGACGCAAGGTACAGTACCTTTGTAGATGTGCTCGATGAAATCGATTTGATTGAGCGGTCTTTCAATGCCGCGACGGCTAAGGAACTTGATGTAACCATTAGGGAATTCAATGATTCGAGGCACGATCGATATGAAGAATTTAAATCTAAACGTTTTTCATACCGCTATGCCCAGGCCCCCTGGGAAAATCGCGATGCGCGGATGGTTGAAAAAGTTCTAAGGGGAGGTGAATAA
- a CDS encoding biopolymer transporter ExbD, with amino-acid sequence MKIKKKRRISILIDMTPMVDIAFLLLIFYMATTQFKPPEKKNVDLPSSHSMVSLPDRDIINVTVTSEDSIFVDYIIKEMVTIDGREISRPVRVYDEATPRNVGDYINGARVRNPRAFLVIKADKESSFGTMEQIMNTLQEQHLPRFQIITSLETDL; translated from the coding sequence ATGAAGATAAAAAAGAAACGGCGGATAAGCATCTTAATCGATATGACTCCGATGGTTGACATCGCCTTTCTGCTTCTCATTTTTTATATGGCGACTACTCAGTTTAAGCCCCCGGAGAAGAAAAATGTGGATTTGCCGTCATCGCATTCAATGGTTTCTTTGCCGGATAGAGACATTATCAATGTCACCGTAACTTCCGAAGATTCGATTTTTGTCGATTATATTATTAAGGAGATGGTGACTATTGACGGCAGAGAGATTTCCCGGCCGGTCAGGGTTTATGATGAGGCAACCCCGCGAAATGTGGGTGATTATATTAACGGAGCCCGTGTCAGAAATCCCAGGGCGTTTTTGGTGATCAAGGCGGATAAGGAATCGAGTTTTGGAACCATGGAGCAAATTATGAATACGCTTCAGGAACAGCATCTGCCACGATTCCAGATTATTACCAGTTTGGAGACTGATTTATGA
- a CDS encoding MotA/TolQ/ExbB proton channel family protein, whose amino-acid sequence MKQTIFVTLNTLISFVVGGILWGVIFASAERGTILHTLYEGGPLVVVLIAILLMLLAFVVERFMSLRVAKGKSSVQVFFKNLIGHLQSNDYESALAACDKQRGTTANVLRAGIERYMRIKEDDSFDTDKKIAATQSAIEEANALEGPLLERNLIALSTIASVATMVGLLGTTIGMIRAFAATGHTTGGVIDAQALARGISEALVNTAGGLASGILGIFFYNFFVNKVDAFNYTTDEASYEILQMLKAKEHHK is encoded by the coding sequence GTGAAACAGACAATTTTTGTAACCCTCAATACTCTGATCTCGTTTGTCGTAGGCGGGATATTATGGGGCGTGATTTTCGCAAGCGCGGAACGTGGAACGATTTTGCATACTTTATATGAAGGTGGGCCTCTGGTTGTTGTTCTGATAGCGATTTTGCTGATGCTTCTGGCATTTGTTGTGGAAAGATTCATGTCGTTGCGTGTAGCCAAAGGCAAAAGCTCGGTTCAGGTATTTTTCAAAAATTTAATCGGTCATTTGCAGAGCAATGATTATGAATCGGCTCTGGCCGCTTGCGATAAGCAGCGCGGTACAACGGCCAATGTTCTGCGTGCCGGGATTGAACGGTATATGCGCATCAAAGAAGATGACTCGTTTGACACCGATAAAAAGATAGCGGCGACTCAGTCGGCTATCGAAGAAGCCAACGCTCTTGAGGGACCGCTTCTGGAACGCAACCTGATCGCTCTTTCTACGATTGCCTCAGTCGCTACTATGGTCGGCCTTCTGGGAACTACGATTGGGATGATTCGCGCCTTTGCGGCGACCGGTCACACCACTGGCGGTGTTATTGACGCTCAGGCATTGGCCCGCGGTATTTCCGAGGCGCTGGTTAATACGGCCGGTGGTTTAGCTTCGGGTATTTTGGGTATTTTTTTCTACAATTTCTTTGTTAATAAGGTTGACGCTTTCAACTACACTACTGACGAAGCCAGTTATGAAATTCTTCAGATGTTGAAAGCCAAGGAGCATCATAAATGA